CCACGCTAGATTCTATGCTAGATTTTTCACTAAAATTTACACTAGATTCACAGCCAAAATCAGCACTAGATTTTGCTCCTGATTCCACGCTTGATTTTGCATCTGTTTTTGCAAAATCCACACCTAATTTCGCGCTTGATTTTATAAAATCTGCTTTTTGCTCTGTGCTTGATTTTGCCTGCACTCTATCACACTCCCTAACCCACTGCGTAGTAAAAAAATTGATAAGTTTTGTTTTGCCGGGGGTTGAAGAGCTTTTGGCGAGATTTGATTCTAGGATTTCATTGATTAGCGTGCTTTTGCCGACATTACTACGACCCAAAAAAACCACCTCGCTATACAAAGGTGGAGGAGCATTTTTTGTGCTACTTGCAGAGGTTATAAACTTACTAAAGCGCGTGCGTATCATCAATCTATCCTCTTATATCCTATTGTGTCCTCTATGTGTGCTCTTTGTGCCTAAGATTTTGGAGGCAGACTTCTTTAGAGTGCAAAAGTCCAAAATCTCGCCACCACAAAATCTCACTTTTTTTGTTGTATGTCGTTCAAATCAATTATCACGCGCACAGGGGCATCGCCCTCGCTTTGAACATTTGCGAAATTCTCTTTATTATTAAATATGATTCTCTCGCCCTTTAGATAGTTTGGCTTGCCAATCTCGCGTGCTTCTGCTCTGCCGATAAGCTGATATTCGCTTTGCTCGATTAGATAGATAAGCGTATCGCTCTTTCCTTTTAGCTCTCGCCCATCTTCAGTGAAAATATGAAAATCCACATTGCCAATCGCTTCAAATTTAAATGGTTTGCGCTCTTTGCTCATATAGACATTGACTTTATCAGCATTTAGCGTATCGCGCTCCTTTGTGATATGCACGCTTCCCTCCGCACTTGTTATACCCCGCTTCTCATCGGCAAATACCTGCTTAGCATCGATAAGTAGCTCATCACCCCAAGCAACACTACAAAGCGCAAAAATCCCCACAAGCAAATAAAGTCGTAGCCAAAAGCCAAGCCAAACACGACAATCCACAAAAACACTACAAATACTGCCAAATATTTTCATCTCTTTTATTTTCCTTACTCTTTTACCTTTCCTACCTTTTTTTGCCTTTCTTGCCTTGTGCCTTTACCTAAAGCCCTCATTCTTTGGTTTTTTTATTGTTTGTGTCTAGATAGATTTTTGCTTGGACATTTTGCGCACTCATTGTGCCTTCTTTTTGTTTGTAGAGGATATTTTCCCCCTCCAAATCCCCGCTCAAAGACACCGCCCAAAATCTCCCTACTCCACGAAAAACACCATTTTTTGTATCATAGACTCCCTTCTCACTCCAAAAGCTCTCCCCACTATCTTTTGCATACACTCCACCTTTGTTAAACGCATATTCATTATCCACGTGCCTTACTTCCTCGCCATATATGTAGGAAATAGATTGCGCTTTTTTGTCGCTTTTGTTTGACACTATGGTTTCATACCCTACCTCATATTCAGCAAATCGCAATGCCCTTTGCCCTTGCAAACTTGACTTAATGTAGTCCTTATCCGCGTCATAGATTTGGTAGTATTCTAGCTCAATGATTGGCATTTGCTCGCGCTTTTTTAGAATCTCTTGCGTATCTTTGGCTGAAATTTTGATAAACACAAGCATAGCCACAAGCAGCACCCAAAAAAACCAATGCACCAAAAAAGAGGGCGAAAAATACGAAACGACAATATTAGTAGCCTTTAGAGTAAAAAACCGCGCAATCTCTTTTGAGCTAAGAGTGCCCTCCTCATATTGCCCTGCTAGGTAGATTTCCTCTCTTTTGCGTAGTTGTAGCTCTCTAGCAAACTTGATATAAATATATGCCAAAAACCGATTCATACTAGATTCTTAGATTTTGTGATATAGGGCTAAAAATTCTGCTTGCTCTTTTTCATCACGCGAGATGATAAAGTCTATCATCTCTCTTACTGCACCCTCTCCACCACGAGAATTTAGCACTATATCAGCGTGTTTTTTTATCTGCATATTTGCATCTGCAGGTGCGAAGCGCAAGCCACTTTGAGAAAACATCGCCAAGTCATTGACATCATCGCCTATGCAGGCAACTTCGTTTTTTTGCACCTCTAGTCCAGACATTATTTTGCGTGCTGTGCTTGCTTTGTCCTCCACGCCCAAAAACACCCGCGTAATGCCTAGCTCCTCTGCTCTAGCACGCGTGCTAGGGGATTCTCTCCCAGAGATAAGGGCGACTTCTTTACCCATCTTTAGCCACGCCACGATTCCTAGTCCGTCTTTTATGTTGAAACTTTTTGATTCCATTATGGAGTTTGTCTGCGGATTTTCTATAAGCGTGATTTTGCCATCTGTGAGTGTGCCATCGACATCGATAAGAAGTAGTTTAATCATAAATATCCTTTGTTTGGTGGGATTATTTCTGTGCTAGATTTTGGTGTGAAATTTTTGGCGCGAAGTGGCTACAAAATCGCTAGCTTAAAAAACTAGATTTTGATTCGCACAAAATCTTTTATTTGCAAGGATTTGCAAATCTTAGATTCACAAATATTTCGCAACTTAAATAATAACTACAAACAACCCTTTGTGCTTGGAATCTCTACGCGCGGATTTTTTGATAATGCCCTGCGAAGCGCAAG
This genomic stretch from Helicobacter macacae MIT 99-5501 harbors:
- the lptA gene encoding lipopolysaccharide transport periplasmic protein LptA, translated to MKIFGSICSVFVDCRVWLGFWLRLYLLVGIFALCSVAWGDELLIDAKQVFADEKRGITSAEGSVHITKERDTLNADKVNVYMSKERKPFKFEAIGNVDFHIFTEDGRELKGKSDTLIYLIEQSEYQLIGRAEAREIGKPNYLKGERIIFNNKENFANVQSEGDAPVRVIIDLNDIQQKK
- a CDS encoding KdsC family phosphatase, coding for MIKLLLIDVDGTLTDGKITLIENPQTNSIMESKSFNIKDGLGIVAWLKMGKEVALISGRESPSTRARAEELGITRVFLGVEDKASTARKIMSGLEVQKNEVACIGDDVNDLAMFSQSGLRFAPADANMQIKKHADIVLNSRGGEGAVREMIDFIISRDEKEQAEFLALYHKI